Proteins encoded by one window of Chryseobacterium foetidum:
- a CDS encoding pyruvate decarboxylase: MRKELLFSLILILALKTYTISAQKNHDTQNILYFNPEVEPDIEEIKEPTNLAFFSAVSDHISTHKKRKMMKTETQLPFETADQKTISDYAVNNDADFVTVSKVKYFKVGLGKYVFSNQVIVSMKLFDKDGNLITESSYDTYRKNMRMLGSAENSIKIGTAGALKTIFKNLRKLKPLAETDI, from the coding sequence ATGAGAAAAGAATTATTATTTAGCCTGATCCTGATTTTAGCACTGAAAACCTACACAATTTCAGCGCAGAAAAACCATGACACTCAAAACATTCTCTACTTCAATCCCGAGGTGGAACCTGATATCGAAGAGATAAAGGAACCGACAAATCTTGCATTTTTCAGTGCAGTTTCTGATCATATCAGCACGCATAAAAAAAGAAAAATGATGAAAACCGAAACTCAGTTACCATTTGAAACTGCCGATCAGAAAACAATCTCAGACTATGCCGTAAACAATGATGCCGATTTTGTAACGGTTTCTAAAGTGAAATACTTCAAAGTAGGTCTCGGAAAATATGTATTTTCCAATCAGGTGATTGTCAGCATGAAACTTTTCGATAAAGATGGAAATCTAATTACAGAATCTTCTTACGATACCTACAGAAAGAATATGAGGATGCTGGGTTCTGCCGAAAATTCCATTAAAATAGGGACAGCCGGAGCCTTAAAAACCATCTTCAAAAATCTCAGAAAGCTGAAACCCTTAGCAGAAACCGACATTTAA
- the mgtE gene encoding magnesium transporter yields the protein MNQSDELIFNPADIAETLSGLPADERLLAFLKVPKEYKADVFSHLDPDFQEETIRSITSAEVSEILNAMTPDDRTSLFEDFPDELIKYSINHLNPQERRIALKLLGYDSDSIARLMTPYYIQIRKEWTIKRCLQQIKKVGSRVETMNYLYVVDERNRLIDDIALGSLLLEEEDTLISEITDNHFVAITTTTSKEDAVQYFEKYDRAALPIVTEAGVLVGIVTIDDILDQIESQNTEDIQKFGGVEALDDPYIQTHWWEMIKKRGLWLIVLFFLQLITASVMGFYENEIEKAVVLALFIPLIISSGGNSGSQAATLIIRAMALQEITIKDWWIVMKKELLTGIILGTFLGVIGFFRIMIWHKLGWFDYGDYWFFIGISAGISLAMIVLWGTISGSMVPFILKKFDLDPATSSAPFVATLVDVTGLIIYFTIAAMFLTGKLL from the coding sequence TTGAATCAATCTGACGAACTTATCTTCAACCCTGCCGACATCGCCGAAACCCTCAGCGGACTGCCCGCTGACGAAAGACTGTTGGCATTCCTGAAAGTTCCGAAAGAGTATAAAGCAGATGTTTTTTCGCATCTTGACCCTGATTTTCAGGAAGAAACCATCCGAAGCATCACAAGTGCCGAGGTTTCTGAAATCCTGAATGCGATGACTCCGGATGACAGAACTTCCCTGTTTGAAGATTTTCCCGATGAGCTCATCAAATATTCCATCAACCACCTGAATCCGCAGGAAAGAAGAATTGCCCTGAAGCTTTTGGGCTACGATTCTGATTCCATTGCGCGTTTGATGACGCCTTATTACATCCAGATCCGAAAAGAATGGACGATAAAAAGATGTCTTCAGCAAATAAAGAAAGTTGGAAGCAGGGTAGAAACGATGAATTATCTTTACGTGGTTGACGAAAGAAACCGTTTGATTGACGATATCGCATTGGGAAGTTTGCTTTTGGAAGAAGAAGATACTTTAATTTCAGAAATTACTGACAATCATTTTGTTGCGATCACAACAACCACATCAAAGGAAGATGCAGTGCAGTATTTTGAAAAATATGACCGTGCTGCTCTCCCGATTGTTACGGAAGCTGGAGTTTTGGTTGGAATTGTGACGATTGACGATATTTTAGATCAGATTGAATCTCAAAACACCGAAGACATTCAGAAATTCGGGGGTGTGGAAGCTTTGGATGATCCGTATATTCAGACGCACTGGTGGGAAATGATTAAGAAAAGAGGGCTTTGGCTGATTGTACTTTTCTTTTTACAGTTAATTACCGCTTCCGTGATGGGTTTCTACGAAAATGAAATTGAAAAAGCAGTCGTTTTGGCCTTATTTATTCCATTGATTATTTCAAGTGGAGGAAACTCTGGTTCGCAGGCAGCAACTCTGATTATCCGTGCAATGGCATTACAGGAAATCACAATAAAAGACTGGTGGATTGTGATGAAGAAAGAACTTCTAACCGGAATTATTCTGGGAACTTTCCTCGGTGTGATCGGGTTTTTCAGAATTATGATCTGGCACAAACTCGGATGGTTCGATTACGGCGATTATTGGTTTTTTATCGGCATCAGCGCAGGAATTTCTTTGGCGATGATTGTACTTTGGGGAACAATTTCGGGCTCGATGGTTCCTTTTATTCTGAAAAAATTTGACCTTGATCCTGCCACCTCATCGGCACCTTTTGTAGCGACTTTGGTAGACGTCACCGGATTAATTATCTACTTTACCATCGCAGCAATGTTTTTAACCGGAAAACTTTTGTAA
- a CDS encoding ABC transporter substrate-binding protein encodes MKVVSLVPSITEALFDLGLTENEIVGRTKFCIHPKEKVKNVEIIGGTKNLNLDKIKSLQPDIILANKEENVKDQVEELMKDFKVVVTNIENIEDNYYLLKTLGNLFNKEEKAQQYNLKIYDVLQNSKINSPIKAAYLIWKNPYMTVGSDTFIDKVLKEIGFENLFEDRKRYPEITVEDLADADVIMLSSEPFPFKEKHILELKEFYPDKKIMIVDGEAFSWYGTHIAKCENYFKELISEFN; translated from the coding sequence ATGAAAGTAGTTTCTCTTGTTCCCTCAATCACCGAGGCTTTATTTGATTTGGGTTTAACGGAAAATGAAATTGTCGGAAGAACAAAATTCTGCATTCATCCCAAAGAAAAAGTGAAAAATGTAGAAATCATTGGTGGCACAAAAAATCTTAATCTGGATAAAATCAAAAGTTTACAACCAGACATTATTCTTGCCAACAAAGAAGAAAATGTGAAAGATCAGGTTGAGGAGCTGATGAAGGATTTTAAAGTAGTAGTAACCAATATCGAAAATATTGAAGACAATTATTATCTCCTGAAAACTCTCGGAAATCTTTTTAATAAAGAAGAAAAAGCACAACAGTATAATCTGAAAATTTACGATGTGCTACAGAATTCAAAAATAAATTCTCCCATAAAAGCAGCTTATCTGATCTGGAAAAATCCTTACATGACGGTTGGTTCAGATACTTTTATAGATAAAGTTTTAAAGGAAATCGGATTTGAAAATTTATTTGAAGATCGAAAGCGCTATCCTGAAATTACAGTTGAAGATTTAGCAGATGCGGATGTCATTATGCTTTCATCAGAGCCTTTTCCGTTTAAAGAAAAACATATTTTGGAGCTGAAAGAGTTTTATCCTGACAAGAAAATCATGATTGTGGACGGCGAAGCATTTTCATGGTACGGAACGCACATTGCGAAGTGTGAGAATTACTTTAAAGAATTGATTTCAGAATTTAATTAA
- a CDS encoding GAF domain-containing protein: MSELKKRLSSILESPKHNTEEKLEKVCHLLDQEISYFNWTGFYFKNGDKDELKLGPYVGAPTDHTIIPYGKGICGQVAVSNETFVVPDVNEESNYLSCSIDTKAEIVVPIFKDGQNVGQIDIDSHTVDPFTDADRELLEWLCNEVSKIL, encoded by the coding sequence ATGTCAGAATTAAAAAAGAGACTTTCGTCTATTCTTGAAAGTCCGAAACATAATACCGAAGAGAAACTGGAGAAAGTTTGTCATCTTTTGGATCAGGAAATCTCCTATTTCAACTGGACTGGTTTTTACTTCAAAAACGGGGATAAGGATGAACTGAAATTGGGTCCTTATGTAGGTGCACCAACCGACCACACCATCATTCCTTACGGAAAAGGAATCTGCGGTCAGGTAGCGGTTTCAAACGAAACTTTCGTAGTTCCGGATGTGAACGAAGAAAGCAATTATCTGAGCTGTTCCATTGATACCAAAGCAGAAATCGTAGTTCCAATCTTCAAAGACGGACAAAACGTAGGACAGATTGATATCGATTCTCACACTGTAGATCCTTTCACAGACGCCGACAGAGAACTTCTGGAATGGCTTTGTAATGAAGTTTCTAAGATTTTGTAA
- a CDS encoding TonB-dependent receptor has protein sequence MYQKLTPKQKALTINLDPTIYGTFAEIGAGQETVRHFFRAGGASSTIAKAMSAYDKDFSDAIYGKEVKNRYVTQNRLRKMLRYEVALIEERISRENHPNRKYFSYANTVTTINFDKTLKGHGWVGIRFQSEVDAQYNEIVIHVKFKENDATLQQETLGNLGVNLIYGAYKYSDNPRNLIESLYDDIAKDNLEIDMIDFSGPVFDYVDNRLMSLQLVKNGMTDAVVFNSEGNNMLPADLLYKKNIFAVRGSFRPVTKVNIDMLKSGIEMFMKDSQCTQEQTEIFIEITISNLRADGDIDERDFLDRVDVLGKLGYTVIISNFSEYYRLIDYFSAYTTGDIGVAMGVNNLLMVFDEKYYKNLSGGILEAFGKFFRNGMRVYLYPYKDPETQELLNSTTLKVGDNLKELYKYFKTNNRIVDIENFNPEFLEIYSREILRKITCNIEGWENQVPEGVAEMIKERSMFGYKKELSLKQFS, from the coding sequence ATGTATCAGAAACTTACGCCCAAGCAAAAAGCATTGACAATTAATCTAGATCCTACTATTTATGGTACTTTCGCAGAAATTGGAGCAGGGCAGGAGACCGTTCGGCATTTTTTCAGAGCAGGAGGAGCGTCGTCTACCATCGCAAAGGCCATGTCGGCTTACGATAAGGATTTCAGTGATGCGATTTATGGTAAAGAGGTTAAAAACAGATATGTTACCCAAAACCGTCTCAGGAAAATGCTCCGTTATGAGGTAGCATTGATTGAGGAGCGTATTTCAAGGGAAAACCATCCCAACAGAAAGTATTTTTCTTATGCCAACACCGTTACCACGATTAATTTTGATAAAACTTTAAAAGGCCACGGCTGGGTGGGAATCCGTTTTCAGAGTGAAGTGGATGCTCAGTATAATGAGATCGTCATTCATGTTAAATTTAAAGAAAATGATGCTACTTTACAGCAGGAAACGCTTGGTAATCTTGGAGTTAATCTGATTTACGGAGCCTATAAATATTCTGACAATCCAAGAAATTTAATTGAATCTCTCTACGACGATATTGCAAAAGACAATCTTGAAATTGATATGATTGATTTCAGCGGACCTGTTTTCGATTATGTAGACAACCGTTTGATGTCCCTTCAACTCGTGAAAAACGGAATGACAGATGCTGTTGTTTTCAATTCTGAGGGAAATAATATGCTTCCTGCAGATCTTTTGTACAAGAAAAATATTTTTGCGGTAAGAGGAAGTTTCAGACCTGTAACTAAAGTAAATATTGACATGCTGAAAAGCGGTATCGAAATGTTTATGAAAGATTCTCAGTGTACTCAGGAACAGACCGAAATTTTTATTGAAATTACCATCTCAAACCTGCGTGCAGACGGAGATATCGATGAAAGAGATTTCCTCGACAGAGTAGATGTTTTAGGGAAATTAGGGTACACGGTTATCATTTCAAACTTCTCAGAATATTACAGACTTATCGATTACTTCTCGGCTTACACAACCGGCGATATCGGCGTGGCGATGGGTGTAAACAACCTGTTGATGGTATTTGATGAGAAGTATTACAAAAATCTTTCAGGAGGAATTCTCGAGGCATTCGGTAAATTCTTCAGAAACGGAATGCGTGTTTATCTTTATCCTTACAAAGATCCTGAAACACAGGAACTTCTTAATTCAACCACACTGAAAGTTGGTGATAATCTGAAGGAACTTTACAAATATTTCAAAACCAACAACAGAATTGTAGACATCGAAAACTTCAACCCTGAATTTCTGGAAATTTATTCAAGGGAAATCCTCAGAAAAATTACGTGCAACATCGAAGGCTGGGAGAATCAGGTACCGGAAGGTGTTGCTGAAATGATTAAGGAAAGAAGTATGTTTGGATACAAAAAAGAACTTTCACTAAAACAATTCTCATAA